Below is a genomic region from Candidatus Acidulodesulfobacterium acidiphilum.
GTTTAATATAGATAATTTTATTAAAGACAGCGTCCGCAAGCTAAAAGCCTATAAGGTTACCGAAATAGATCCGCTTCAAAAAGCGTTAAAACTCGACGCAAACGAATCTAATTATATTCTAAGCAAAAATATTAAAAAGAAATATGCCGATTATATAAAAAACACGCTGATAAATCTTTATCCCGACCCTAATTCTAAAAATCTGCTTGAGTCCGTAGAAAAATTTTACGGGATTTCGTCCAAAAATTTTATTTTCGGCAACGGTTCCGATGAACTGATATCTATTATTCTGCTTAGTTTAAAAAAAGACGTCGCTGTCAATATACCTTCGCCTTCTTTTTCAATGTATGAAATTATAGCTGAATATAACGATTTAAAGGTAAAAATAATAAAATTAAACGATAAAAATTTTGATTTACCAGATAATATTGCATCAAACGACGATAAAAACATGAAAAAATTATATTTTTTCAGCTATCCCAATAATCCTACGGGCAATCATTTTAACCGCAAAATCATATACGGTCTTTTGGAAAACAAAAACAACTTAGTCGTAGTGGATGAAGCATATATATTTTTTTCCGACGAAAAGTCTTTTTTAAATGAACTGGCGAAGTATGAAAATTTAATAGTTTTAAAAACTTTTTCTAAAATAGGGCTTGCAGGATTAAGATTCGGACTGCTTTTTTCAGGCGATAAACTTATAAACGAATTTAAAAAAATAAAATTACCCTATAATATAAATTCTTTAACATTGAGTTCCATAGAATTTTTTTTAAAAAATTTCGACGAATTTGAAAAAAATATAAAAAAGACTGTAAAACAAAGAAAAGTTTTATATGAAAAATTAAAAGTTTTGCCTTTTATTAAAGTTTATCGTTCCGACGCAAATTTTTTACTTATAAAACTTAGTAACGAAAAATATAAGGTTAAATTCGATAATTTTTTAAACGAGAATAATATAATAATAAGAAATTTTACCGGCGATATGG
It encodes:
- the hisC gene encoding histidinol-phosphate transaminase, giving the protein MPSFNIDNFIKDSVRKLKAYKVTEIDPLQKALKLDANESNYILSKNIKKKYADYIKNTLINLYPDPNSKNLLESVEKFYGISSKNFIFGNGSDELISIILLSLKKDVAVNIPSPSFSMYEIIAEYNDLKVKIIKLNDKNFDLPDNIASNDDKNMKKLYFFSYPNNPTGNHFNRKIIYGLLENKNNLVVVDEAYIFFSDEKSFLNELAKYENLIVLKTFSKIGLAGLRFGLLFSGDKLINEFKKIKLPYNINSLTLSSIEFFLKNFDEFEKNIKKTVKQRKVLYEKLKVLPFIKVYRSDANFLLIKLSNEKYKVKFDNFLNENNIIIRNFTGDMELYYRITVGTAKENKKLADFFIKFSESL